The proteins below are encoded in one region of Strix aluco isolate bStrAlu1 chromosome 8, bStrAlu1.hap1, whole genome shotgun sequence:
- the GLRX2 gene encoding glutaredoxin 2 isoform X1, translating to MALQGALRLRLRRGFRMGNSLPTSVGLSNDAAVNQIQEIISDNCVVIFSKTTCIYCKMAKKLFEGMNVNYTAVELDRSTNGSQFQDILEQMTGGRTVPRVFVNGTFVGGATDTQRLHEEGKLLPLIHQCQVKRKS from the exons ATGGCGCTGCAGGGGGCGCTGCGGCTGCGGCTGCGGCGCGG ttttagAATGGGGAATAGCCTGCCTACTTCTGTAGGACTGTCTAATGATGCTGCTGTGAATCAAATACAG GAGATTATTTCAGACAACTGTGTGGTGATTTTCTCTAAAACAACATGCATCTACTGCAAAATGGCAAAAAAACTTTTTGAGGGTATGAATGTAAATTATACAGCTGTAGAACTGGACAGGAGTACAAATGGAAGTCAGTTCCAGGATATTCTTGAACAGATGACCGGTGGCAGAACG GTCCCAAGAGTGTTTGTCAATGGGACTTTTGTTGGAGGTGCTACAGATACTCAGAGGCTTCATGAGGAAGGCAAACTGCTTCCATTAATTCATCAATGtcaagtgaaaagaaaatcctga
- the GLRX2 gene encoding glutaredoxin 2 isoform X2: protein MGNSLPTSVGLSNDAAVNQIQEIISDNCVVIFSKTTCIYCKMAKKLFEGMNVNYTAVELDRSTNGSQFQDILEQMTGGRTVPRVFVNGTFVGGATDTQRLHEEGKLLPLIHQCQVKRKS from the exons ATGGGGAATAGCCTGCCTACTTCTGTAGGACTGTCTAATGATGCTGCTGTGAATCAAATACAG GAGATTATTTCAGACAACTGTGTGGTGATTTTCTCTAAAACAACATGCATCTACTGCAAAATGGCAAAAAAACTTTTTGAGGGTATGAATGTAAATTATACAGCTGTAGAACTGGACAGGAGTACAAATGGAAGTCAGTTCCAGGATATTCTTGAACAGATGACCGGTGGCAGAACG GTCCCAAGAGTGTTTGTCAATGGGACTTTTGTTGGAGGTGCTACAGATACTCAGAGGCTTCATGAGGAAGGCAAACTGCTTCCATTAATTCATCAATGtcaagtgaaaagaaaatcctga